From one Streptomyces sp. N50 genomic stretch:
- a CDS encoding SpoIIE family protein phosphatase, whose protein sequence is MADLSERGAKGEAGVILLDHAGVVRRCSGAAAGLLGYRVAEVCGLPITGLLEDPAQPLLEAAEGGFPLTGRGPTLFRHGSGELVELAVAQVPLDGSSEVALVMTPASEAGPREQSSSFLQALLAQQQLGIVIFDAGLKVVRTNGTPGRYGWPPLHAGDHLADVISAADAYEVERRLRRVLETGVAQVAGEQRMRARDASQRERSFSLSAFRLEDGYARPTGVAAIFIDNTEQQRARRRTEVSHQASDRIGASLDVTRTAQDIASVLVPALGDMAAVEIVDSVLDGDETPKGLLPGGPWSLRRAAVASAVGPWPEELIPVGGVIPNLPDTADVRRAALHSEKAFHATRQEMADLLEDPELIRSMLPARGHSAVIAPLFARGHFLGVVGVWRTDRPEPFQQEDVDLLFDIAARAALSLDNARRYTREHRAAVALQERLLPRAVMRTTAAESAGCYVPASGGADISGDWFDVIPLPSLRVAFVVGDVTGHGLHAAATMGRLRTAIHTLADLEFPPGELLGHLDDLVQQLADEADPHLKDSIGATCLYALYDPVTGTCSLASAGHPPPAVIQPDGTGRLIALSPGPPLGVGGMPFEETTVELEPGGTLALYTDGLVHARSDDIDRSIHGLLDRLSSLCRQDRTLQDIGHAVLAELTETPSRDDMALLLARTQRIPASAIADWTFPDDPAVVTDARKAVTGQLGAWGLDHVAFTTELIVSELVTNAIRYGGGTVGLRLFHDDATLVCEVTDSSNTQPRLRRARVGDEGGRGLFLVAHLSKRWGSRYAQTGKTVWAEESTTALPVQETALAAVWDSATL, encoded by the coding sequence ATGGCAGACCTGAGTGAGCGGGGCGCGAAGGGCGAGGCGGGCGTCATCCTGCTCGACCACGCGGGAGTCGTGCGGCGGTGCTCCGGTGCGGCCGCCGGGCTGCTGGGGTACAGGGTCGCGGAGGTGTGCGGGCTGCCGATCACAGGGCTGCTCGAAGATCCCGCCCAACCGCTCCTCGAAGCGGCGGAGGGTGGTTTCCCCCTCACAGGCCGCGGCCCGACTCTGTTCCGGCACGGCTCCGGAGAACTGGTCGAACTGGCTGTCGCCCAAGTGCCTCTGGACGGCTCCTCCGAGGTCGCTCTGGTCATGACGCCTGCGTCGGAGGCGGGGCCGCGGGAACAGAGTTCGTCCTTCCTGCAAGCCCTTCTCGCCCAGCAACAGCTGGGGATCGTCATCTTCGACGCCGGACTGAAGGTCGTCCGCACCAACGGCACCCCGGGAAGGTATGGGTGGCCTCCCCTGCACGCAGGCGATCACCTGGCGGACGTGATCTCAGCGGCCGACGCGTACGAGGTCGAGAGGCGACTGCGCCGGGTACTGGAGACCGGGGTGGCGCAGGTCGCGGGAGAACAGCGGATGCGTGCGAGGGACGCATCACAGCGGGAGCGATCCTTCTCCCTGTCCGCATTCCGTCTGGAAGACGGGTACGCCCGGCCCACCGGAGTCGCCGCGATCTTCATCGACAACACGGAGCAGCAACGTGCTCGGCGCCGTACCGAGGTGAGTCATCAGGCGTCGGACAGGATCGGCGCTTCGCTGGACGTGACTCGCACCGCCCAGGACATCGCGAGCGTGCTCGTACCGGCCCTCGGGGACATGGCCGCGGTGGAGATAGTCGACTCCGTGCTCGATGGCGACGAGACCCCCAAGGGGCTCCTTCCCGGCGGCCCATGGTCGCTTCGTCGGGCGGCGGTGGCCTCGGCCGTCGGCCCCTGGCCCGAGGAGCTCATCCCCGTGGGCGGCGTGATCCCGAACCTCCCGGACACCGCCGACGTACGCCGGGCGGCCCTGCACAGCGAGAAGGCCTTCCATGCAACGCGGCAGGAGATGGCGGACCTCCTCGAGGACCCGGAACTGATCCGGTCGATGCTGCCGGCGAGGGGGCACTCGGCCGTCATCGCCCCGCTGTTCGCGCGGGGCCATTTTCTGGGGGTCGTCGGGGTATGGCGGACCGACCGGCCCGAGCCGTTTCAGCAGGAGGACGTGGATCTCCTGTTCGACATCGCCGCACGCGCCGCACTGAGCCTGGACAACGCCCGCCGATACACCCGTGAGCATCGGGCCGCGGTCGCGTTGCAAGAGCGGTTGCTCCCCAGGGCCGTCATGCGGACGACGGCGGCGGAGTCGGCCGGTTGCTACGTACCCGCGAGCGGCGGGGCGGACATCAGCGGCGACTGGTTCGACGTCATCCCGCTGCCGTCGCTGCGGGTGGCGTTCGTCGTCGGTGACGTAACGGGGCACGGGCTGCACGCCGCTGCCACCATGGGCCGCTTGCGGACCGCGATCCACACCCTGGCCGACCTGGAGTTCCCACCCGGCGAGCTCCTCGGCCATCTCGACGATCTCGTCCAGCAACTCGCCGACGAAGCGGATCCTCATCTCAAGGACTCCATCGGCGCCACCTGTCTGTACGCGCTGTACGACCCGGTCACCGGCACCTGTTCCCTCGCCTCCGCGGGGCATCCACCCCCAGCGGTGATCCAGCCCGACGGAACGGGCCGCCTGATCGCACTCTCTCCGGGGCCGCCCCTCGGAGTGGGCGGCATGCCTTTCGAGGAGACCACGGTCGAGCTGGAACCCGGCGGCACGCTGGCCCTTTACACCGACGGCCTCGTGCATGCCCGGTCCGACGACATCGACCGGAGCATCCACGGACTTCTGGACAGACTTTCGTCGCTGTGCCGCCAGGACAGGACGTTGCAGGACATCGGTCACGCCGTGCTCGCAGAGCTCACCGAGACGCCGTCCCGTGACGACATGGCGCTGCTCCTGGCCCGCACTCAGAGGATTCCCGCGTCCGCCATCGCCGACTGGACCTTCCCCGACGATCCCGCCGTGGTCACCGACGCACGCAAGGCCGTCACCGGACAGCTGGGTGCGTGGGGGCTCGACCACGTGGCCTTCACCACCGAGCTGATCGTCAGTGAGCTGGTCACCAATGCGATTCGCTACGGCGGCGGGACCGTCGGCCTGCGCCTGTTCCACGACGACGCGACGCTGGTGTGCGAGGTCACCGACAGCAGTAACACTCAGCCCCGGCTACGACGGGCGCGGGTCGGCGACGAAGGCGGCCGCGGGCTGTTTCTGGTGGCTCACCTCTCCAAGCGGTGGGGAAGCCGCTACGCCCAGACGGGCAAGACCGTCTGGGCGGAGGAATCGACCACAGCCCTTCCGGTGCAGGAGACCGCCCTTGCCGCGGTGTGGGACAGCGCGACCCTGTAG
- a CDS encoding MHYT domain-containing protein → MWAMHFIAMIGFDVEDAVVHYDRNQTVLSLVVVIACVAVGMFLVGYRGRSPFILVTAGIITGNGIVTMNGLGMSAIKLDGSLHYDCRIVIFTFVFTIVIATTALWAAVSIHALWSSMGASLIMGVAVTGAHYIGMAALSIQLTGHASIDQSTSNLRFLMVMLVGPLAVLLIASTIVMFDPDMMITDDDPERATPAPRGTGSAYPTR, encoded by the coding sequence ATATGGGCCATGCACTTCATCGCCATGATCGGCTTCGACGTCGAGGACGCGGTGGTCCACTACGACCGGAATCAGACAGTCCTCAGCCTCGTCGTCGTCATCGCCTGCGTCGCCGTCGGCATGTTCCTCGTCGGCTACCGGGGCCGATCCCCGTTCATCCTGGTGACGGCCGGCATCATCACCGGGAACGGGATCGTGACGATGAACGGGCTCGGTATGAGCGCGATCAAGCTCGACGGCAGCCTCCACTACGACTGTCGCATCGTGATCTTCACCTTCGTCTTCACCATCGTGATCGCCACCACGGCACTATGGGCAGCGGTCTCGATCCACGCCCTGTGGTCCAGCATGGGCGCGAGCCTGATCATGGGAGTGGCGGTGACCGGCGCGCACTACATCGGCATGGCCGCCCTCTCCATTCAGCTCACCGGCCACGCCTCGATCGACCAGTCGACCAGCAATCTGAGATTCCTCATGGTCATGCTCGTCGGTCCGCTCGCCGTCCTCCTGATCGCCAGCACCATCGTCATGTTCGACCCCGACATGATGATCACCGACGACGATCCGGAGCGGGCGACACCTGCGCCGCGAGGGACCGGTTCCGCCTACCCCACGCGGTAG